A genome region from Streptomyces xanthophaeus includes the following:
- a CDS encoding glutamate racemase: MKIALMDSGIGLLAAAAAVWRLRPDADLVVSSDPDGMPWGPRTPADLTERALAVARAAAAHRPDALIVACNTATVHALDAVRAELEPAIPVIGTVPAIKPAAAAGGRVAIWATPATTGSAYQRGLIRDFAAGARVTEVPCPGLADAVEAADDAAVTAAVAAAAALTPADVTDVVLGCTHYELVEGPIRAALAARTLGAELVYHGSAEPVAVQALRRLGLRPEPDLPRTGGLTVLRSGREGALPAAALAYAEGRLLAGQSAPVG, translated from the coding sequence GTGAAGATCGCGCTCATGGACTCCGGAATCGGCCTCCTCGCAGCGGCCGCGGCGGTGTGGCGGCTGCGGCCGGACGCGGACCTGGTCGTGTCCTCCGACCCCGACGGGATGCCCTGGGGTCCACGGACCCCCGCCGACCTCACCGAGCGGGCACTTGCCGTCGCCCGGGCCGCCGCCGCGCACCGCCCGGATGCGCTGATCGTCGCCTGCAACACCGCGACCGTGCACGCCCTGGACGCCGTGCGGGCGGAGCTGGAGCCGGCCATCCCGGTCATCGGGACCGTACCGGCGATCAAGCCCGCCGCGGCCGCGGGCGGCCGGGTGGCGATCTGGGCCACCCCCGCCACCACCGGCAGCGCCTATCAGCGCGGGCTGATCCGTGATTTCGCCGCCGGGGCCCGGGTCACCGAGGTGCCCTGCCCCGGGCTCGCCGACGCGGTGGAGGCGGCCGACGACGCCGCCGTGACGGCCGCCGTCGCCGCGGCCGCCGCGCTGACCCCGGCCGACGTCACCGACGTGGTGCTCGGCTGTACGCACTACGAGCTGGTCGAGGGCCCCATCCGCGCCGCCCTCGCCGCGCGGACCCTGGGGGCGGAGCTGGTCTACCACGGTTCCGCCGAGCCCGTCGCCGTCCAGGCGTTGCGGCGCCTGGGGCTGCGGCCCGAGCCCGACCTGCCGCGTACGGGCGGACTGACCGTGCTGCGCAGCGGGCGCGAGGGGGCCCTGCCCGCCGCCGCGCTCGCGTACGCCGAAGGCAGGCTGCTCGCGGGCCAGAGCGCGCCCGTCGGCTGA
- a CDS encoding ABC-F family ATP-binding cassette domain-containing protein, with the protein MRAPLATTRIVLSEVTKSYDTRVVLDRVSCTVRPGERVGVVGDNGSGKSTLLRLLAGRERPDHGEVAVTAPGGLGHLAQTLDLPPAARVGEAVDLALTDLRTLERRIRAAESLLHRAGPEELVAYGDLLAAYEARGGRDAERRVAATLHRLGERAELDPDRPLGTLSGGQRSRLALAATLAAEPELLLLDEPTNDLDDEAVAWLEDHLLAHRGTVVAVTHDRLFLDRVTTAVLEVDQDGRTVRRHGNGYAGYRTARAAERARREREYEQWREEVRDAERLADTNIGRFAAIPRKLPRGFSGAGAFRARSRTHGAASRVRAARERLHRLSERPVEPPLRPLVFTGRFTEGSAGVVEIAGAALPGRLAPVSLTLAPGERLLVTGPNGAGKSTLLHLLAGELEPAVGSVRTPPRVGLLRQDDPWQREPRSVVEVFGREYADRVAGDGLLAPDDLTRPVRALSAGLRRKLELARLVARPLDLLLLDEPTNHLAPAVAEELEAALAHFGGTLVLVTHDRRLRASFRGRRLELQREPAAASR; encoded by the coding sequence TTGCGTGCTCCACTCGCCACCACCCGGATCGTCCTGTCCGAGGTCACCAAGAGCTACGACACCCGCGTCGTCCTGGACCGCGTCAGCTGTACGGTCCGGCCCGGCGAGCGGGTCGGCGTCGTCGGGGACAACGGGTCCGGCAAGTCCACGCTGCTCCGGCTGCTCGCCGGACGGGAGCGCCCCGACCACGGAGAGGTCGCCGTCACCGCCCCCGGCGGCCTCGGACACCTCGCGCAGACCCTCGACCTCCCGCCGGCCGCCCGCGTCGGCGAGGCCGTCGACCTCGCCCTCACGGACCTGCGCACCCTGGAACGCCGCATCCGCGCCGCGGAATCCCTCCTCCACCGGGCCGGCCCCGAGGAACTCGTCGCGTACGGAGACCTCCTGGCCGCCTACGAGGCGCGCGGCGGCCGCGATGCCGAACGGCGCGTCGCGGCCACCCTGCACCGCCTCGGCGAACGCGCCGAGCTCGACCCGGACCGCCCGCTCGGCACCCTGTCCGGCGGCCAGCGCTCCCGGCTCGCCCTCGCGGCGACCCTCGCCGCCGAGCCGGAACTCCTGCTGCTCGACGAACCCACCAACGACCTCGACGACGAGGCGGTCGCCTGGCTGGAGGACCATCTGCTCGCCCACCGCGGCACCGTCGTCGCCGTCACCCACGACCGGCTCTTCCTCGACCGCGTCACGACCGCCGTCCTCGAAGTGGACCAGGACGGTCGTACGGTACGCCGCCACGGCAACGGCTACGCGGGCTACCGTACGGCCCGCGCCGCCGAACGGGCCCGCCGGGAGCGGGAGTACGAGCAGTGGCGCGAGGAGGTGCGGGACGCCGAGCGGCTCGCCGACACCAACATCGGGCGGTTCGCCGCGATCCCGCGGAAGCTCCCGCGCGGCTTCAGCGGAGCCGGTGCCTTCCGTGCCCGGTCCCGGACCCACGGCGCCGCGAGCCGCGTCCGCGCCGCCCGTGAACGGCTGCACCGCCTGAGCGAGCGCCCGGTCGAGCCGCCCCTGCGACCGCTGGTCTTCACCGGCCGGTTCACCGAGGGCTCGGCGGGAGTGGTGGAGATCGCCGGAGCAGCCCTGCCGGGACGGCTCGCGCCCGTCTCGCTCACGCTGGCGCCGGGGGAGCGGCTCCTGGTGACCGGACCCAACGGCGCCGGGAAGTCGACCCTGTTGCACCTGCTCGCGGGTGAACTGGAGCCCGCGGTGGGCAGCGTACGGACGCCGCCGCGGGTCGGACTGCTCCGGCAGGACGACCCGTGGCAGCGCGAACCGCGTTCCGTCGTCGAGGTGTTCGGCCGGGAGTACGCCGACCGGGTGGCGGGTGACGGGCTGCTCGCCCCCGACGACCTCACCCGGCCCGTACGCGCGCTCTCGGCCGGCCTGCGCCGCAAGCTGGAGCTGGCCCGGCTGGTGGCGCGGCCCCTCGACCTGCTGCTGCTGGACGAGCCCACGAACCACCTGGCCCCGGCCGTGGCGGAGGAACTGGAGGCGGCCCTGGCCCACTTCGGCGGCACCCTGGTCCTCGTCACGCACGACCGGCGGCTGCGCGCGTCCTTCCGGGGGCGGCGCCTGGAACTTCAGCGGGAGCCGGCCGCCGCGAGCCGCTGA
- a CDS encoding glycosyltransferase gives MGLLTAACAAYASLAAWLWLTLAQGMFWRTDVRLPPRTAPARWPSVAIVVPARDEAEVLPRSLPSLIAQDYPGEAEVILVDDGSTDGTGELARRLAREYPGLPLTVVSPGDPAPGWTGKLWALRHGIGIARTAHATEPDFLLLTDADIAHEPDSLRELVAAATSADLDLVSQMARLRVVGLWERLVVPAFVYFFAQLYPFRRINRPSARTAAAAGGCVLLRTTAAVRAGVPDSIRQAVIDDVSLARAVHRSGGRIWLGLAERVDSVRPYPALADLWRMVSRSAYAQLRHQPLLLAGTVAGLVLVYLVPPAALLTGIAAGRPDIAWAGGLAWLLMAGTYLPMLRYYRQPAALAPLLPFTALLYLLMTVDSAVQHYRGRGASWKGRTYARPSES, from the coding sequence ATGGGCCTCCTCACCGCCGCCTGCGCGGCCTACGCCTCCCTCGCCGCCTGGCTCTGGCTCACCCTCGCCCAGGGCATGTTCTGGCGGACCGACGTCCGCCTCCCGCCGCGCACGGCCCCCGCCCGCTGGCCGTCCGTCGCGATCGTCGTCCCGGCCCGGGACGAGGCCGAGGTGCTGCCGCGGAGCCTGCCCTCGCTGATCGCCCAGGACTATCCCGGCGAGGCCGAGGTGATCCTCGTCGACGACGGCAGCACCGACGGCACGGGCGAGCTCGCGCGCCGGCTCGCCCGCGAGTACCCCGGGCTCCCGCTCACCGTCGTCTCCCCCGGCGACCCCGCACCCGGCTGGACCGGCAAGCTCTGGGCACTCCGGCACGGCATCGGGATCGCCCGCACCGCGCACGCCACCGAGCCCGATTTCCTCCTCCTCACCGACGCCGACATCGCACACGAACCGGACAGTCTGCGCGAATTGGTCGCCGCCGCCACCTCCGCGGACCTCGACCTCGTCTCCCAGATGGCCCGCCTGCGGGTGGTCGGCCTCTGGGAGCGCCTCGTCGTACCGGCCTTCGTGTACTTCTTCGCCCAGCTCTACCCCTTCCGCCGGATCAACCGGCCCTCCGCCCGGACGGCGGCGGCCGCCGGCGGCTGCGTCCTGCTGCGCACCACGGCCGCCGTGCGGGCCGGGGTCCCCGACTCCATCCGCCAGGCGGTCATCGACGACGTGTCCCTCGCCCGCGCGGTGCACCGCTCCGGCGGCCGGATCTGGCTGGGACTCGCGGAGCGGGTGGACAGCGTGCGCCCGTACCCCGCGCTCGCGGACCTGTGGCGGATGGTCTCGCGCAGCGCCTACGCGCAACTGCGCCACCAGCCCCTCCTGCTGGCCGGGACGGTGGCCGGGCTGGTGCTCGTCTACCTCGTACCCCCCGCCGCCCTGCTGACGGGGATCGCGGCCGGGCGTCCGGACATCGCCTGGGCGGGCGGCCTGGCGTGGCTGCTGATGGCCGGCACCTACCTGCCGATGCTCCGGTACTACCGCCAGCCGGCCGCACTCGCTCCGCTGCTTCCGTTCACCGCGCTGCTGTACCTCCTGATGACCGTCGACTCGGCCGTGCAGCACTACCGGGGCCGCGGGGCGTCCTGGAAGGGCCGAACCTATGCCCGTCCCAGTGAATCCTGA